From one Mucilaginibacter inviolabilis genomic stretch:
- a CDS encoding Crp/Fnr family transcriptional regulator, which translates to MHQLPKHHFLTEVGRKDRNAYFIEKGCSRTYLLIDGKEVTNWFSLEGDFTFSSNSLYHQTPGFEYVELLEESVIYSIPIPALNRLYETNIEIANWGRVIHQEVLLRMQTLRIERLSLTAKERYERFITGNPGLINRVNLGFIASYLGMTQQHLSALRADIRF; encoded by the coding sequence ATGCATCAGCTTCCCAAGCATCATTTTCTTACCGAAGTGGGGCGCAAGGACAGGAACGCCTATTTCATCGAAAAAGGCTGTAGCCGCACTTACCTGCTTATTGACGGCAAGGAAGTTACCAATTGGTTTAGTTTGGAGGGCGATTTTACCTTCTCATCCAATTCACTTTATCACCAAACTCCGGGCTTTGAATACGTAGAGTTACTGGAAGAGTCGGTTATATATTCCATACCCATCCCGGCACTCAACAGGCTTTATGAAACCAATATCGAGATCGCAAACTGGGGCAGAGTCATTCATCAGGAAGTATTACTCCGGATGCAGACCCTACGCATAGAGCGCCTATCATTAACCGCAAAAGAACGCTATGAAAGATTTATTACCGGGAACCCTGGTTTGATTAATCGTGTAAACCTGGGCTTTATTGCCTCATACCTGGGGATGACCCAGCAACACTTAAGCGCCTTACGTGCAGATATACGATTTTAA
- a CDS encoding Crp/Fnr family transcriptional regulator, translated as MTEPHEILKAHLTSFATLTEKDIADSISLWKPRKIKKGDFFNMQYMVCNDLGLVVKGIFRIYYCRPDTNEETNIFFFSENQFIVSFRSFITRNACHYFIQAMEDSEIVYISYHDLMSLYETHPNWAKFGRLLAELFFTYSQSRAEELLFFTHEQRYVRLLDEHPNIINRIPAYHISSYLGIKNPSLSRIRKRIQR; from the coding sequence GTGACCGAACCTCATGAAATACTGAAAGCGCATTTAACGAGTTTTGCCACTTTAACCGAAAAAGATATAGCTGACAGCATATCCCTTTGGAAACCCCGCAAAATTAAAAAAGGTGATTTTTTCAATATGCAATACATGGTTTGTAACGACCTGGGGCTGGTGGTTAAGGGCATCTTCCGGATCTATTACTGCCGCCCCGATACAAACGAGGAAACGAACATCTTTTTTTTTTCAGAAAATCAGTTTATCGTTTCGTTCCGGAGTTTTATTACCCGTAACGCATGCCACTATTTTATACAGGCCATGGAGGATTCCGAAATAGTGTATATCAGCTATCATGATTTGATGAGTTTATATGAGACTCATCCAAACTGGGCCAAGTTTGGCCGACTGCTGGCAGAGTTATTCTTTACCTATTCGCAGAGCCGGGCCGAGGAATTATTGTTCTTTACGCATGAGCAACGGTATGTCAGGCTTTTAGACGAGCACCCTAATATTATTAATCGTATTCCGGCCTATCATATTTCCTCCTACTTGGGCATCAAGAATCCTTCTTTAAGCCGGATCAGGAAACGGATACAACGATAA
- a CDS encoding TCR/Tet family MFS transporter — protein MKKPLIVIFTAIVLDAIGIGLVFPILPGLLHQVTHTGNVAPYIGITTAIYAVMQFVFAPVLGALSDRLGRRPVLLISLGGAAVSYVLMASASTLWMLLIGRAVAGLTSANMAVATAYITDITPEDKRAGRFGVFNAMFGIGFIIGPVLGGLLGDYWLRLPFIIAAGLNACNMLLALFALPESRKPQGGRIDLSALNPIRPMKWAFSMSGLTPLVLIFFIFSFSGEVYGTCWALWGADTFGWNGLWIGLSLGAFGICQALVQAFLTGPAVKLMGERPTIFTGLACAALALVVMALAKQSWIIFAIMPVFALGGIGTPALQSLATKQVGKGQQGQFQGVLASVISLSAIIGPLVFSSIYFLVQKEWPGAIWLSNIVIYMIIVPVVLNLRLKKEEPDFINGNG, from the coding sequence ATGAAAAAACCACTTATTGTTATTTTCACTGCCATTGTTCTTGATGCAATTGGCATTGGACTGGTGTTTCCTATATTGCCGGGCTTGCTCCACCAGGTTACCCACACCGGGAATGTGGCGCCCTATATTGGTATAACGACCGCAATATATGCGGTAATGCAGTTTGTGTTTGCTCCTGTACTTGGTGCGCTCAGCGACAGGTTGGGCCGCCGCCCGGTACTGTTGATTTCGCTTGGCGGAGCAGCCGTTAGCTATGTGTTGATGGCCTCCGCGTCAACGCTTTGGATGCTGTTGATTGGTCGGGCTGTTGCCGGGCTTACCAGTGCAAATATGGCGGTTGCAACCGCCTATATTACCGATATAACGCCCGAGGATAAACGGGCCGGCCGGTTCGGTGTTTTCAACGCGATGTTTGGTATAGGTTTTATTATCGGCCCGGTTCTTGGCGGCTTACTGGGCGATTATTGGCTTCGGCTTCCGTTCATCATTGCTGCCGGTCTCAATGCCTGCAATATGCTGCTGGCCTTGTTTGCGTTGCCCGAGTCGCGCAAGCCTCAAGGCGGGAGGATTGATCTGTCGGCCCTGAATCCGATACGGCCGATGAAATGGGCTTTTTCTATGAGTGGACTAACGCCATTGGTTTTAATCTTTTTCATTTTCAGTTTTTCAGGTGAAGTATACGGAACCTGTTGGGCGCTGTGGGGTGCCGACACTTTTGGATGGAACGGATTATGGATTGGCCTTTCGCTGGGTGCTTTTGGTATTTGCCAGGCACTTGTGCAGGCTTTTCTTACCGGGCCCGCAGTGAAGCTTATGGGCGAGCGCCCAACTATATTTACTGGTCTCGCCTGTGCGGCTCTTGCCCTGGTGGTAATGGCTTTGGCTAAACAAAGCTGGATTATTTTTGCTATAATGCCGGTATTCGCGCTTGGCGGTATTGGTACACCTGCGTTACAGTCGCTAGCTACAAAGCAAGTTGGAAAAGGGCAGCAGGGGCAATTTCAGGGAGTGCTGGCATCCGTAATTAGTCTATCAGCCATTATAGGTCCGCTGGTTTTTTCTTCTATATATTTTCTGGTTCAGAAAGAATGGCCCGGAGCCATCTGGCTTTCCAATATCGTTATTTATATGATTATAGTACCGGTAGTGCTCAACCTGCGATTGAAGAAAGAAGAGCCTGATTTCATTAATGGCAATGGATAA
- a CDS encoding serine hydrolase domain-containing protein — translation MIQKIACFFLLLLILQSCTHSQNFDKAKLDSFFAALKANDQNMGSIAISANGVLVYQNAIGYSRINKDVKTPANMETKYRIGSITKMFTAVMIFQLIEEGKLDLNTPLARYFPLLPNAAKITIREMLCHRSGLHNFTKDSLYTTYLDRPMSEPERIAIFTGQKSDFEPDTKTEYSNTNFVLLGYIIEKLTGKTYAEELRERITTKIGLTQTYYGANANPTKNEAYPYNYLEECTETPKTDMSIPGAAGAIVSTPADLVKFINALFEGKLISAASLELMKTMRDNYGMAMIAIPFYDQKSYGHPGGIDGFYNILLYLPQEKVAIAYTSNGARYSYFDVVMGALSIYFNKPFTIPEFKTNTLNASDLDQYIGKYSSTTWPQKIVILKNNTTLFVQAVSQGTYPLDARGDNKFVFASAGAALQFDPANKAFTLTQGGVNYLFTKIN, via the coding sequence ATGATTCAAAAAATAGCCTGCTTTTTCTTGCTGCTTCTTATTTTACAAAGTTGTACACATTCACAAAATTTCGATAAAGCTAAGTTGGACAGCTTTTTCGCCGCGCTGAAAGCTAATGACCAAAACATGGGCAGTATCGCCATATCTGCCAACGGGGTGTTGGTTTATCAGAACGCCATTGGTTATAGTCGGATAAATAAAGATGTAAAAACGCCGGCGAACATGGAGACCAAATACAGGATAGGCTCTATCACTAAGATGTTTACTGCCGTTATGATCTTTCAACTGATCGAGGAAGGCAAACTTGATCTTAACACGCCTTTGGCCAGGTATTTCCCTCTGCTCCCCAATGCTGCGAAGATCACTATAAGAGAAATGCTTTGCCACCGTAGCGGCCTTCATAATTTTACGAAAGACTCGCTTTATACTACCTATCTGGATCGTCCTATGTCAGAACCTGAAAGGATTGCCATTTTTACGGGACAGAAGTCTGATTTTGAACCGGATACGAAGACAGAATACAGCAATACCAACTTTGTGTTGCTGGGGTATATTATTGAAAAACTGACCGGGAAAACCTATGCCGAGGAATTAAGAGAACGCATCACTACAAAAATAGGCCTGACACAAACATATTACGGGGCTAATGCCAATCCAACCAAAAACGAGGCATACCCTTATAACTATTTAGAAGAATGCACTGAAACGCCCAAAACTGATATGAGTATTCCGGGTGCCGCGGGAGCTATCGTTTCCACGCCTGCTGATCTGGTTAAATTTATAAACGCGCTTTTTGAAGGCAAACTCATTAGTGCGGCCAGCTTGGAGCTGATGAAAACAATGAGGGACAACTATGGTATGGCCATGATTGCCATACCGTTTTATGATCAAAAGAGTTATGGCCATCCCGGAGGCATTGACGGGTTTTACAATATATTGTTGTATCTGCCACAAGAGAAAGTAGCCATAGCTTATACTTCCAATGGGGCACGATATTCGTATTTTGATGTGGTTATGGGGGCATTGAGCATTTATTTCAACAAACCGTTCACCATTCCTGAATTTAAAACAAATACGTTAAACGCAAGCGATCTCGATCAATATATCGGTAAGTACTCCAGTACCACATGGCCCCAGAAAATTGTCATACTTAAAAACAATACAACGTTGTTTGTGCAAGCCGTGAGTCAGGGCACATATCCACTGGATGCCAGGGGCGACAATAAATTTGTTTTTGCTTCTGCAGGCGCTGCTTTGCAATTTGATCCGGCTAATAAAGCTTTCACTTTAACCCAGGGAGGTGTTAACTATTTGTTTACTAAAATCAACTAA
- a CDS encoding FAD-dependent monooxygenase, whose translation MKTTQNNAIYDVIIAGAGPIGLFLACELALAKCAVLILEKTEEPYSPLKQMPFGIRGLNTPTIEALYRRDLLKELELHKRVKNPHQNAKPGAQRQGGHFAGIPFSFNNVDTSQWQYRLPSSTETNLISEMWEVETVLTRRAEALGVEIRRGLAITSFHQTGDGVTVQSDDQSFQSKWLVGCDGARSVVRKAGGFDFAGTEPEFTGYSTLIDIADPEKLSPGRNVTSRGMYMQSQPGYVLIQDFDGGAFHHSQKPVTLEHVQEVLRRISNTDVTITALHTATSWTDRARQATAYRNGRVLLAGDAAHIHSPLGGQGLNLGLGDAMNLGWKLAATIQNKAPEGLLDSYYTERYPLGERVLDWSRAQVAIMKPDEPARALYGIVRDLMETHDGATYFAGRVWGVNTYYDLVGNHRLAGRSVPNFEFEDGKTVGELMHDGRGILLDFDNNASLKALANEHGDHLKYVSGRAKDQLGLSAVLIRPDGIIAWASDQSPDLAEAKQAAALWFA comes from the coding sequence ATGAAAACTACACAAAATAATGCTATATATGATGTAATCATTGCCGGTGCAGGACCTATAGGTCTGTTTTTGGCCTGCGAACTGGCTTTGGCTAAATGCGCTGTCCTGATACTGGAAAAGACAGAAGAGCCGTATTCTCCTTTAAAACAAATGCCTTTTGGGATACGCGGACTTAATACGCCGACTATTGAGGCGCTTTACCGTCGTGATTTACTAAAAGAGCTGGAACTGCATAAACGCGTTAAAAACCCGCACCAAAATGCCAAGCCGGGAGCACAACGTCAGGGAGGGCACTTCGCCGGTATTCCATTTAGTTTTAATAATGTCGACACCTCACAGTGGCAATATCGCCTACCATCCTCTACAGAAACCAATTTAATTTCTGAAATGTGGGAAGTGGAGACAGTGTTGACCCGCCGCGCTGAAGCCCTGGGCGTAGAGATCAGGCGCGGGCTTGCCATTACTAGCTTTCACCAAACCGGGGATGGGGTAACTGTTCAGTCGGATGACCAATCCTTTCAAAGTAAATGGCTGGTAGGTTGCGACGGTGCCCGTAGTGTTGTACGTAAGGCTGGCGGTTTTGATTTTGCCGGTACAGAGCCCGAATTTACCGGCTACTCTACACTGATTGACATTGCCGATCCGGAAAAACTCAGTCCGGGCCGCAACGTAACATCAAGAGGGATGTATATGCAATCACAGCCGGGTTACGTATTAATACAGGATTTTGATGGTGGTGCATTTCATCATTCACAAAAACCGGTCACACTTGAACACGTACAGGAGGTACTGCGCCGCATCTCCAATACCGACGTTACTATTACCGCTCTGCACACAGCCACCAGCTGGACAGACCGGGCACGGCAAGCCACAGCCTACCGCAATGGACGGGTGCTTTTAGCGGGCGATGCCGCCCATATTCACTCACCATTAGGCGGTCAGGGACTTAATCTTGGGTTAGGCGATGCCATGAATCTGGGATGGAAGCTTGCTGCAACAATCCAAAATAAAGCTCCGGAGGGCTTGTTGGATAGTTATTACACAGAACGCTATCCACTTGGTGAACGGGTTTTAGATTGGTCGCGCGCGCAGGTTGCCATCATGAAACCAGATGAGCCAGCCCGTGCACTATACGGTATTGTTCGCGACCTTATGGAAACCCATGATGGGGCCACTTACTTTGCAGGTCGTGTTTGGGGTGTTAACACATACTACGATCTTGTTGGTAACCACCGACTGGCAGGCCGTAGTGTACCCAACTTTGAGTTTGAAGACGGCAAGACAGTTGGTGAGTTAATGCACGATGGTCGGGGAATACTGCTCGATTTTGATAACAATGCTTCGCTAAAAGCTTTGGCAAATGAGCATGGCGATCATTTGAAGTATGTTTCGGGCAGAGCGAAAGATCAATTGGGTCTGAGCGCAGTATTGATACGTCCCGATGGGATTATTGCCTGGGCCTCTGATCAAAGCCCTGACCTTGCGGAAGCCAAGCAAGCTGCCGCCCTCTGGTTTGCATAA
- a CDS encoding glycoside hydrolase family 2 protein, translating into MYKSRICLASFLLIINCSCLFAQAPTLPTRWTKAALDAEVPFPDYPRPQLQRSDWLCLNGKWDYLGGKTVANALDPEKPVSFESKSEQILVPYCPESILSGIQRKQEINMWYRRSFVIPAGWKNKQVLIHFDAVAHHATLFVNGHKAGTHAGSYDAFSFDITPYLTNGKNTLVVAAQDLNDGRVPSGKSGPRGDYTFCSGIWQTVWLEPVNKAHIENIRLLPDLANNRLKVLVNTAGEGKVTAIALDGNSVVSEAKSANGTYFYLPIKTPKLWSPDDPFLYDLTISLEDAHGTVTDKVKSYFGMRDIKLGKVNGVIRPLINGKFMMQLGLLDQGYWPDGVLTAPTEEALKFDIQLTKNAGYNLIRKHMKTEPQRFYYWADKLGLFVWQDMPAIWYQNEDTTKIRTEFRKELKTLIDDHYNSPSIITWVPFNENWGAFDVKNITDWVKQYDPSRLVNGNSGFNNNPSYQKAYGDPGNGDYVDTHIYVGPYGASVPDEHRAASLGEFGGVGLFVRDHMWPVANNAYDYEPTKARLTDRYVFLLDEVEQLMKYKGLSVAIYTQTTDVEHEVNGMLTYDRAVEKMEMERVKAVNEAVIKASYKLMP; encoded by the coding sequence ATGTATAAGTCCCGGATTTGTTTAGCATCATTTCTACTCATCATTAATTGCTCCTGTTTATTCGCCCAGGCGCCCACCCTACCCACCCGGTGGACGAAAGCTGCCCTGGATGCCGAAGTTCCGTTTCCCGACTATCCACGGCCACAACTGCAACGCAGCGACTGGCTGTGTTTGAATGGCAAGTGGGACTACCTGGGAGGAAAAACAGTTGCCAATGCGCTCGACCCGGAAAAGCCGGTATCCTTTGAAAGTAAATCCGAACAAATACTGGTTCCATATTGCCCGGAATCCATATTATCAGGAATTCAGCGCAAGCAGGAGATCAATATGTGGTACCGTCGCAGCTTTGTAATTCCTGCAGGCTGGAAAAACAAACAGGTGCTTATTCATTTTGACGCAGTGGCTCATCACGCCACATTGTTTGTAAACGGCCATAAAGCGGGGACACATGCGGGTAGCTATGATGCTTTCAGCTTTGATATAACCCCCTATTTAACCAATGGAAAGAATACCCTGGTAGTTGCGGCTCAGGATTTGAATGATGGCCGGGTACCGTCAGGTAAGAGCGGCCCCCGGGGCGATTATACTTTCTGTTCCGGCATATGGCAAACTGTATGGCTGGAGCCGGTAAATAAAGCGCACATCGAGAACATTCGTTTGCTACCCGACCTGGCGAATAACCGGTTAAAAGTACTGGTAAACACCGCTGGCGAAGGAAAAGTGACCGCCATAGCCCTTGATGGAAACAGCGTAGTTTCGGAAGCAAAATCAGCAAATGGCACTTACTTTTACCTGCCCATCAAAACGCCAAAGCTTTGGTCGCCGGATGATCCCTTTTTATATGACCTTACCATTAGCCTGGAAGATGCTCATGGTACTGTTACTGATAAAGTAAAAAGCTATTTCGGTATGCGCGATATTAAGTTAGGCAAGGTTAATGGCGTTATCAGGCCTTTGATCAATGGTAAATTCATGATGCAGCTTGGGCTGCTCGACCAGGGTTACTGGCCAGACGGAGTGCTGACCGCTCCTACAGAAGAAGCACTTAAATTTGATATTCAACTCACTAAAAACGCCGGCTATAATCTGATCAGAAAACATATGAAAACCGAGCCCCAGCGGTTTTACTATTGGGCCGATAAACTGGGGTTGTTTGTTTGGCAGGATATGCCGGCCATATGGTATCAAAATGAAGATACTACCAAAATCAGGACCGAATTCAGAAAAGAGCTAAAAACACTTATTGATGACCATTATAACTCGCCATCTATCATCACCTGGGTGCCGTTTAATGAAAACTGGGGTGCTTTTGATGTTAAAAACATAACTGATTGGGTTAAGCAATATGATCCGTCGAGGCTTGTTAACGGCAACTCCGGATTTAATAATAACCCCTCCTATCAAAAAGCCTATGGCGATCCCGGGAATGGAGATTATGTTGACACGCATATTTATGTAGGTCCGTATGGAGCCTCGGTACCGGACGAACACCGGGCTGCATCATTAGGCGAATTTGGCGGAGTTGGTTTATTTGTGCGCGATCATATGTGGCCGGTGGCCAATAATGCCTATGATTATGAGCCAACCAAAGCGAGGTTAACGGACAGGTATGTGTTTTTGCTGGATGAAGTAGAACAGCTCATGAAATATAAAGGCTTGAGCGTTGCTATTTACACTCAAACAACCGATGTAGAGCATGAGGTTAATGGAATGCTTACTTATGACAGGGCTGTTGAAAAAATGGAGATGGAAAGAGTTAAAGCAGTTAATGAAGCCGTTATTAAAGCAAGTTATAAATTGATGCCTTAG
- a CDS encoding sugar O-acetyltransferase produces the protein MKTELEKCLAGEIFNTSDPELQSLIHNARALTKTYNNTISTDAQQRSAILSKLFSALGNNVNIDTPFYCDYGKHISVGNNVIININCTFVDCNRIEIGNNVLIASNVQIYTATHPVDMTERLVENWTPSDDIPYFRTYALPVTIGDNVWIGGGAIILPGVTIGKNSVIGAGSVVTKSIPDNSVAVGNPCRVIRSLKEGA, from the coding sequence ATGAAAACTGAACTTGAAAAATGCCTGGCTGGCGAAATATTTAACACTTCCGATCCTGAATTGCAAAGCCTGATCCACAATGCCCGGGCGCTAACTAAAACCTATAATAACACCATCAGTACGGATGCGCAACAACGTAGCGCCATCCTTTCGAAACTCTTCTCGGCTCTAGGTAATAACGTTAATATTGATACCCCGTTTTACTGCGATTATGGCAAACATATTTCCGTAGGTAATAATGTGATTATTAATATCAATTGCACTTTTGTTGATTGCAACCGGATAGAAATTGGCAACAATGTGCTTATTGCATCTAACGTACAGATCTATACGGCAACTCATCCGGTTGATATGACTGAACGCCTGGTTGAAAACTGGACACCCTCAGATGATATACCTTATTTCAGAACTTATGCTTTACCCGTGACAATCGGGGATAATGTCTGGATCGGAGGTGGTGCCATTATTTTACCCGGCGTAACTATAGGCAAAAACTCCGTAATTGGTGCCGGTAGCGTTGTCACTAAATCCATTCCCGACAATTCGGTCGCGGTTGGAAATCCTTGCCGGGTTATCCGCTCTTTGAAGGAAGGTGCGTGA
- a CDS encoding AraC family transcriptional regulator, which translates to MKHQEFEPPEELRDTIKCFWYNSRESGEQQSSFEVIPDGYAEIIFHFGGGCSISSDGGQQLLPSPFMMGLHNHPVHFQFKNRFEVIAIRCYPWTVFDLLGLPSGKGGVHLFEHAIARLQPVLNSYIQVGKINEAIAEVKQYFMDARLRVATSSMLFKAGVAMRKANGAMPVSQVAEAAHATVRTLERNFKQSSGYTVKDVSALIRFEQVRNQLWHYPDTNIAGLAHELGYTDQAHLSREFKRYSGTTPGAFARKAKKEGPVISYDFVAFIQA; encoded by the coding sequence ATGAAGCATCAAGAATTTGAACCTCCCGAAGAGCTCCGGGATACTATAAAGTGCTTTTGGTACAACAGCAGAGAATCTGGGGAACAGCAATCCAGTTTTGAGGTAATACCTGATGGCTACGCCGAAATTATTTTTCATTTTGGTGGTGGCTGCAGCATTTCATCCGATGGGGGCCAGCAGTTACTGCCCTCTCCATTTATGATGGGATTACATAATCACCCGGTTCATTTTCAATTTAAAAACCGTTTTGAGGTCATTGCCATTAGGTGCTACCCCTGGACGGTGTTTGATTTGCTCGGACTGCCATCTGGTAAAGGTGGGGTACATCTGTTTGAACATGCTATCGCCCGGCTTCAACCCGTGTTAAATAGTTATATTCAAGTGGGTAAAATAAATGAAGCGATAGCCGAAGTAAAACAATATTTCATGGATGCCCGGTTAAGGGTTGCCACCAGCAGTATGCTATTTAAAGCAGGTGTTGCCATGCGCAAAGCCAACGGCGCTATGCCGGTAAGCCAGGTTGCGGAAGCGGCTCATGCCACAGTCCGTACGCTGGAAAGAAACTTTAAACAATCATCCGGCTATACGGTTAAAGACGTTTCTGCCCTGATACGCTTTGAACAGGTACGAAACCAGTTATGGCATTATCCGGATACTAACATTGCTGGTTTAGCGCACGAGTTAGGCTATACCGATCAGGCCCACTTAAGCAGGGAATTCAAGCGCTACAGTGGCACTACTCCAGGAGCATTCGCCCGAAAAGCAAAAAAAGAGGGACCGGTTATAAGCTACGATTTTGTCGCGTTTATACAAGCCTAG
- a CDS encoding DUF308 domain-containing protein, whose amino-acid sequence MNSTIESIKNTNATSAVETARSLRSLYFARVAFSVIWVILVSVFAKTNIGIASILFIIYPAWDVIATWFDIKANPPQVSKTPQYVNMAIGVITTIGVALALQKGVPVALMVFGVWAIVTGLIQLILGLRRRKEFGGQWPMIISGGQSVLAGGAFIAMAKSPTMGISNLAGYSAFGAFYFLLAAIRLSKTIKGHEKAA is encoded by the coding sequence ATGAACTCAACAATTGAATCAATAAAAAACACAAACGCAACAAGCGCAGTTGAAACTGCCAGATCGCTGCGCAGCCTTTACTTTGCACGCGTTGCATTTTCTGTTATCTGGGTTATCCTCGTATCGGTTTTCGCCAAAACCAATATCGGCATCGCCTCCATACTTTTTATTATCTATCCGGCCTGGGATGTTATTGCTACCTGGTTTGATATAAAGGCTAATCCACCGCAAGTATCAAAAACGCCGCAATATGTAAATATGGCTATTGGAGTTATCACAACTATTGGCGTGGCGCTGGCTTTGCAAAAAGGCGTTCCGGTGGCATTGATGGTTTTTGGTGTTTGGGCCATCGTTACCGGTCTTATACAGCTTATACTTGGCCTACGCCGCAGGAAAGAGTTTGGTGGCCAATGGCCAATGATCATTAGCGGCGGGCAATCAGTACTGGCCGGGGGCGCATTTATTGCCATGGCAAAATCACCAACAATGGGCATCAGTAATTTGGCTGGTTACTCGGCTTTTGGGGCTTTTTATTTCCTGCTCGCTGCCATCCGGTTGTCAAAAACTATAAAAGGGCATGAAAAGGCTGCCTGA
- a CDS encoding DUF4097 family beta strand repeat-containing protein: MKTYFLLFALACSTTAVMAQDDSRTPYLTKSLSSDAINRVVVNTSAGGILVSGRSGEAPRVEVYIKGNNGRELSKEEIKKRLDEDYDLSVSVSGHEVRAIAKNKHNFSDWKRQMSISFKIYVPEQTSTDLRTSGGGISLDNLKGNESFTTSGGGLQIDRLNGIVRGETSGGGINVSNSGNDINLETSGGGIVAKNCTGKIKLETSGGGLQLDNLNGTISANTSGGGIRGNSITGELITSTSGGGIDLRQMDCSLNASTSAGSLHAQMKRVGKYLKLDVSSGNIDLELPVKQGLNLDLRADRINSEKLNGFNGEWEKDHVRGTVNGGGTLVNADASSGSVNVRFN; encoded by the coding sequence ATGAAAACATACTTTTTACTATTTGCACTGGCCTGTAGCACAACTGCTGTTATGGCACAAGATGATAGCAGAACACCATACCTTACCAAATCATTAAGCAGCGATGCCATTAACCGGGTTGTGGTAAATACTTCAGCCGGAGGTATTTTAGTTAGCGGCAGAAGCGGAGAAGCCCCAAGGGTGGAGGTTTACATTAAAGGCAATAATGGTCGTGAGCTTTCAAAAGAAGAGATCAAAAAACGCCTGGACGAGGACTATGACCTGAGTGTCTCGGTTTCGGGGCATGAGGTACGTGCTATTGCCAAAAACAAGCATAATTTTTCTGATTGGAAACGGCAGATGAGCATATCATTTAAAATATATGTTCCTGAACAAACATCCACAGATCTGCGGACCAGCGGTGGTGGCATCAGCCTGGATAACCTGAAAGGCAATGAAAGCTTTACTACCAGCGGAGGGGGCTTGCAGATAGACAGGCTTAACGGCATTGTGCGTGGTGAAACCAGCGGCGGCGGTATCAATGTTTCCAATTCGGGGAACGATATTAACCTCGAAACCAGCGGCGGTGGCATTGTTGCCAAAAACTGCACCGGTAAAATTAAGTTGGAAACATCTGGTGGCGGCTTGCAGTTAGATAACCTGAATGGAACTATCAGCGCTAATACCAGCGGTGGCGGTATACGCGGCAACAGTATTACCGGCGAACTGATCACCAGCACATCTGGCGGCGGTATTGATTTAAGGCAAATGGATTGCAGCTTAAATGCTTCAACCAGTGCTGGCAGTTTGCATGCGCAAATGAAACGGGTTGGTAAATACTTAAAACTGGATGTAAGTTCCGGAAATATCGATCTGGAGCTGCCGGTAAAACAAGGACTTAATCTTGACCTGAGGGCCGACCGGATTAATTCTGAAAAGCTAAACGGCTTTAACGGCGAATGGGAAAAAGATCATGTACGTGGAACTGTGAATGGCGGAGGAACATTGGTTAATGCTGATGCCTCAAGCGGAAGTGTGAACGTGAGATTTAATTAA
- a CDS encoding ankyrin repeat domain-containing protein, which translates to MMKKRMMLLALTLLLSLPIFAQNIFTAIQENDAPGVKFLLSRGVNINAKDTEGNTPIINAVKNEQPRIVKLILQMNDVDVDFQDKLGNTALILACKSGNAESVCYLLCHFPKIDAKNNMGTTALIAAVNNGNKEIVNTLLLHGARPDITDKQHKTAIDYAQGLNNTEITALLNNTSAASVNETK; encoded by the coding sequence ATGATGAAAAAGAGAATGATGCTGCTAGCATTAACGTTGCTATTGTCGCTACCTATTTTTGCACAAAACATTTTTACAGCAATTCAGGAGAATGACGCCCCCGGAGTAAAATTTTTATTGAGCCGCGGTGTAAATATAAATGCCAAAGATACAGAAGGCAATACACCCATTATCAATGCTGTTAAAAACGAACAACCCCGCATTGTGAAGTTAATCCTGCAAATGAATGATGTAGATGTTGATTTTCAGGATAAATTGGGAAATACGGCGCTTATCCTGGCCTGCAAAAGCGGGAATGCAGAAAGCGTTTGTTACCTATTATGCCATTTCCCTAAAATTGACGCTAAAAACAATATGGGCACTACTGCTTTGATTGCCGCCGTAAACAATGGTAACAAAGAAATAGTAAATACCTTATTGTTACATGGCGCCAGACCAGACATTACAGACAAACAGCATAAAACAGCTATTGATTATGCTCAGGGCTTAAACAATACCGAAATAACCGCTTTGTTAAATAACACCAGCGCTGCATCGGTGAATGAAACTAAATAA